The following are encoded in a window of Stieleria sp. JC731 genomic DNA:
- a CDS encoding protein kinase domain-containing protein, whose translation MNVDDLATAALEIDSSEQREAFLRQACEGDDVKLAKVRALVDALQQCEDDQFLGGGLFADSKPSNAASASVGNPTASDSGPSQRFEIRCRHAEGGLGEVFIAWDNQLARSVALKQIKPQWSDNPDAAGRFRREAEITGYLEHPGIVPIYSMGNDFAGRPFYAMQLIQGETLKDVVQRHLGLNSASTTESKRSLHRWYDLEVLRDLLNRFRDVCLTIDYAHSRHVIHRDLKPSNIMLGAYGQTLVVDWGLAKRTDELGKANGSPDIFETGTMGIPEFQSHGNPGSSVAETQHGTTMGTPRFMSPEQARGDVDRIGELSDVYCLGGTLYYILTGRAPHEGEADLESTLKKIFEGRIEWPNSMNPHIPRALSAIAMKAMQKAPTKRYGSAGEIAIDIEHYLADQPVSVYKTPPTERLIRLARKNPARSAAIFVASFLLIIGAVIGLAVQDEMVRRKLESARRQSLADREIEYQTETRQNEARAMVDAAMERSEAAIASGRYADAAMLANLAIERMGELRSFDSVRRIWIEKRDRLHRLGEFESLVRRGEDLDYLARDTEAAILLQSSLGIMNVLDSDRWWDELPVDDLSPQQADAMRWRVYRVLTALNSIYLKRMVIVMGGDKDGQTPSLLRLLRSFLTSKVGTAEAEATVELTRRIETFRPSQSAKWLGSIARYRLHQGTRVEPETLAPPENAADGLELAIASLIASIDPAYRTWFKDYGVTFVPRSEQSTEQSYPVEVALETLRRSLDLAPDDYWICMTMGQAYFLTAQSAQQSEDHQAAIEAFNQAKTQYGRCIAIRPETAFAYADRATIGLELALEIRDQPNQWQGKQERIDQLLKRSLRDASQATRLVSDQDWPYWHLGATAAHVGQHRLAIDSFFYATDLGFDVADSLDGAILKLKDLRGRRRAIEYAKRRFSVFEQDRDTNLEAAELASLLASLEYSRDQIESAAQWAEKSIELNVDQWRANEILGWCSLQTGQPGEAEQHFRLALAQTPSSVVSMMGLALVLDRRSDEFNQEALSLYRKATEIAVTTRHQSNAWFGIAKQAVRDEAFDQAVKAIEQARKLDPACDVSRFADIARQQAIVWLKQSRQSSDVQQKDAYVEKIQSLRKIADQVAELPNASVNEIIHASTGQMPRSLPLLNAAFDLPIGQYWNLRNGMNTRPEQEQVSVRPVLSQTQIGDHSRAGTLLRIDPMPESDEVAGSANSAIAEPSSQWELFQSIPATAGLEYQVSIRIRNADGFNDPDQPPYQLLVRHQKSELLRQSITGIGVQWSNVSGAFRIPEQSDLIETIDVALVIPTGTSPSIEIDWIRCDRQPTSTTLAAD comes from the coding sequence ATGAACGTCGACGATCTCGCTACCGCTGCTCTCGAAATTGATTCTTCGGAACAACGTGAGGCATTCTTACGCCAAGCCTGTGAAGGCGATGATGTAAAACTGGCGAAAGTACGGGCTCTTGTCGACGCGTTGCAGCAATGCGAAGACGATCAGTTTCTCGGCGGAGGCTTGTTCGCCGATTCGAAACCCAGCAACGCGGCGAGCGCTTCGGTAGGCAATCCGACAGCCAGTGACTCGGGTCCGTCACAGCGATTTGAAATTCGATGCCGTCATGCTGAAGGTGGATTGGGCGAAGTCTTCATCGCTTGGGACAATCAACTCGCCCGCTCGGTCGCCCTCAAACAAATCAAACCCCAATGGTCGGATAACCCGGATGCGGCGGGCCGATTTCGTCGTGAGGCGGAAATCACCGGATACCTTGAGCACCCGGGGATTGTCCCGATCTATTCGATGGGCAATGACTTCGCTGGTCGTCCTTTCTATGCGATGCAGCTGATTCAGGGGGAGACCTTAAAAGACGTTGTGCAGCGTCATCTAGGATTGAATTCTGCTTCAACGACAGAATCAAAACGTTCATTGCATCGTTGGTACGATTTGGAGGTCCTGCGTGATCTGCTAAACCGTTTTCGAGACGTTTGCCTGACGATCGATTATGCCCACAGTCGACATGTCATCCATCGCGACCTGAAGCCATCGAACATCATGTTGGGTGCCTATGGTCAGACGTTGGTCGTCGACTGGGGGCTGGCCAAGCGAACCGATGAATTGGGCAAAGCGAACGGTTCGCCTGACATTTTTGAAACGGGCACCATGGGGATTCCAGAATTCCAAAGCCACGGAAATCCGGGTTCGTCCGTCGCCGAGACACAGCACGGCACGACCATGGGCACACCACGATTTATGAGTCCGGAACAGGCGCGTGGTGATGTTGATCGTATCGGTGAACTGTCGGACGTTTATTGTCTTGGTGGGACTCTCTATTACATCTTGACCGGTCGAGCTCCGCATGAAGGCGAAGCCGACTTAGAGTCAACACTGAAGAAGATCTTTGAGGGACGGATTGAATGGCCAAACTCGATGAATCCCCATATCCCGCGAGCACTATCAGCGATCGCGATGAAAGCCATGCAAAAGGCTCCGACGAAACGCTATGGGAGTGCCGGAGAGATCGCGATCGACATCGAACATTACCTAGCCGATCAACCGGTTAGCGTTTACAAGACGCCGCCTACAGAACGCTTGATACGTTTGGCACGCAAAAATCCTGCCCGTTCGGCCGCCATCTTTGTTGCTTCGTTTTTGTTGATTATCGGCGCCGTCATTGGCTTGGCGGTGCAAGACGAGATGGTACGTCGCAAACTGGAATCCGCGCGACGACAGTCGCTAGCCGACAGAGAGATCGAGTACCAGACAGAAACTAGGCAGAATGAAGCCCGGGCGATGGTCGATGCCGCGATGGAACGCAGCGAAGCAGCAATTGCCAGTGGTCGCTATGCGGATGCCGCGATGTTGGCAAATTTAGCGATCGAGCGGATGGGCGAATTGCGAAGCTTCGATTCGGTTCGACGGATTTGGATCGAAAAACGCGACCGACTTCATCGGCTAGGTGAATTCGAATCCTTGGTACGCAGGGGTGAAGATCTCGACTATTTGGCTCGTGATACTGAAGCGGCAATTTTGCTGCAGTCGTCACTGGGCATCATGAATGTTCTCGACAGCGATCGGTGGTGGGATGAATTGCCCGTCGATGATCTGTCACCTCAGCAGGCTGATGCCATGCGGTGGCGTGTGTACCGGGTTCTCACGGCGCTCAATTCGATTTACCTAAAACGCATGGTGATCGTCATGGGTGGTGACAAGGATGGACAAACGCCTAGCCTGCTGCGCCTATTGCGATCGTTTTTGACGTCAAAGGTTGGAACCGCGGAAGCCGAAGCCACCGTCGAGCTAACGCGGCGAATCGAAACGTTTCGTCCCAGCCAATCGGCCAAATGGCTCGGTAGCATTGCTCGATATCGCCTGCATCAGGGGACTCGTGTCGAACCGGAAACCTTGGCCCCGCCAGAAAATGCGGCAGACGGCTTGGAACTTGCGATTGCCAGCTTGATTGCCAGTATCGATCCGGCGTATCGAACTTGGTTCAAGGATTACGGAGTCACTTTTGTTCCGCGTTCGGAGCAGTCGACTGAGCAGAGCTACCCTGTCGAAGTTGCTTTGGAAACGCTGCGAAGGTCGCTGGACCTTGCGCCAGATGACTATTGGATATGTATGACGATGGGGCAGGCCTATTTTTTGACGGCCCAGTCCGCGCAACAGTCTGAAGATCACCAAGCGGCAATCGAAGCTTTCAATCAGGCGAAGACGCAGTACGGCCGATGTATCGCGATTCGACCAGAAACCGCGTTTGCCTATGCGGATCGAGCCACCATTGGGCTTGAACTGGCGTTGGAGATTCGAGATCAACCGAATCAATGGCAAGGAAAGCAGGAACGCATTGATCAACTTCTAAAACGCAGCTTACGTGATGCAAGCCAAGCAACACGTCTCGTCTCAGACCAAGATTGGCCATACTGGCACCTCGGCGCGACGGCCGCCCATGTCGGGCAGCATCGATTGGCGATCGATTCGTTCTTCTACGCGACAGATCTCGGTTTTGACGTCGCGGACAGTTTAGACGGTGCGATTTTAAAGCTCAAAGATTTGCGCGGCCGTCGCCGTGCGATTGAATATGCCAAGCGACGCTTCTCCGTCTTCGAACAAGATCGCGATACAAATTTGGAAGCTGCCGAACTTGCCAGCCTATTGGCGTCGCTGGAATACTCTCGGGATCAAATCGAGTCCGCTGCTCAGTGGGCAGAAAAGTCGATTGAGCTAAATGTCGACCAGTGGCGTGCGAACGAGATACTCGGATGGTGTTCATTGCAGACCGGTCAGCCTGGTGAGGCCGAACAGCACTTCCGTTTGGCACTTGCACAGACGCCGTCAAGCGTTGTCTCGATGATGGGATTGGCACTCGTTCTGGATCGTCGCAGTGACGAATTCAACCAAGAAGCATTGTCGCTATATCGCAAAGCGACTGAAATCGCGGTGACCACACGTCATCAATCCAACGCGTGGTTCGGAATCGCGAAGCAAGCGGTCCGAGACGAAGCTTTCGATCAGGCGGTGAAAGCGATCGAACAAGCCAGAAAGCTGGATCCCGCCTGCGATGTTTCTCGGTTTGCTGATATCGCGCGTCAGCAGGCGATTGTCTGGTTGAAGCAGTCTCGTCAGAGCAGTGACGTTCAGCAGAAAGACGCGTACGTAGAGAAGATTCAGTCGCTCAGGAAAATTGCCGACCAAGTTGCCGAACTGCCCAACGCATCTGTCAACGAAATCATCCATGCGTCGACCGGCCAGATGCCTCGTTCGCTTCCGTTGTTGAACGCAGCCTTTGACTTACCCATCGGTCAGTACTGGAATTTGCGAAACGGAATGAATACCCGTCCTGAACAGGAACAGGTTAGCGTGCGTCCGGTTTTAAGTCAGACACAGATCGGCGACCACTCACGAGCCGGTACACTGCTTCGTATCGACCCGATGCCCGAATCGGACGAAGTCGCCGGATCTGCGAATTCAGCGATTGCCGAACCGTCGAGCCAGTGGGAACTCTTTCAATCAATTCCTGCGACAGCGGGGTTGGAATATCAGGTGAGTATTCGGATCCGAAATGCGGACGGATTTAATGATCCTGATCAGCCGCCTTATCAGCTCCTAGTGCGGCATCAAAAGTCCGAATTGTTGCGGCAATCGATTACTGGTATCGGGGTGCAGTGGAGTAACGTCAGCGGGGCATTTCGCATCCCTGAGCAATCCGATTTAATTGAAACGATCGATGTGGCTTTGGTGATCCCGACTGGCACTTCGCCATCAATCGAGATCGACTGGATTCGTTGCGATCGGCAACCAACGTCGACTACTTTGGCAGCTGACTGA
- a CDS encoding alpha-keto acid decarboxylase family protein has product MNVSGANPSASKLSTSTSARPPRRTTANLSIAQYLIARLQDYGIGQMFGIPGDYVLSLYSELEKSPIQMIGCTREDCAGFAADAYARLNGMGALCVTYCVGGLSVCNSIAGAYAEKSPVVVVTGSPGLKERSRGALLHHMVRDFRTQYEVFEKFTIAGAELSDPLTAFSEIDRVLDACDRFKRPVYLEIPRDMVHVVPPITHSYRGAYQHLDDHATAEAIKETAELIGRAKQPVIVAGVELHRFGLHDELLQLADAAKIPIATTMLGKSVISEQHPSFIGLYEGALGDQAVTKFVEESDLVLLLGAFLSDINLGIFSANLNPAACVYATSEELRVSHHHYHNVGLKEFLLGLGKIEYQQRSLRKPDVRPGSITSPKDLEDPTSEPPSLKTSWMIQQINQRLDGTTIVVADVGDSLFAATELTIHDRGEFLSPAYYTSMGFAIPAALGAATARPDHRIVALVGDGAFQMTGQELSTLVRHGHNPIVIILDNHGYGTERYLHAGDWVYNEIHPWNYCKLVDVYGRGKSHLVTDETEFVAALDEAWNDPSEMHLIQAKLAENDASITLKNLASRMSKNVS; this is encoded by the coding sequence ATGAATGTTTCCGGAGCCAACCCGTCTGCTTCCAAGTTGTCTACGTCCACTTCAGCTAGGCCGCCGCGTCGCACCACGGCAAATCTGTCGATTGCCCAGTATCTGATCGCCCGGTTGCAAGATTATGGCATCGGACAGATGTTCGGCATTCCCGGTGACTATGTCTTGTCGCTGTACAGCGAACTGGAAAAAAGTCCGATCCAGATGATTGGCTGTACTCGTGAAGACTGCGCCGGTTTTGCGGCGGATGCCTACGCAAGATTGAATGGGATGGGGGCATTGTGTGTAACTTATTGCGTCGGAGGATTAAGCGTTTGCAACTCGATCGCAGGCGCCTATGCAGAGAAATCGCCTGTCGTTGTCGTGACCGGTTCACCGGGACTGAAGGAGCGATCACGCGGGGCGTTATTGCATCACATGGTCCGTGATTTTCGAACTCAATACGAAGTCTTCGAAAAGTTCACCATTGCAGGTGCGGAGCTGTCTGATCCGCTGACTGCGTTCTCTGAAATCGATCGCGTTCTGGATGCGTGTGATCGATTCAAACGCCCCGTCTACCTGGAAATCCCACGTGACATGGTTCACGTGGTGCCACCGATCACGCACAGCTATCGTGGTGCCTACCAGCACTTGGATGATCACGCCACAGCCGAAGCGATCAAAGAAACGGCGGAGCTAATCGGTCGGGCTAAACAGCCCGTGATCGTTGCGGGTGTCGAGCTGCACCGATTCGGATTGCATGACGAGCTACTGCAACTCGCTGACGCGGCAAAGATTCCGATCGCGACGACGATGTTGGGAAAAAGCGTGATCAGCGAACAGCATCCGAGCTTTATCGGTTTGTACGAAGGCGCTTTGGGAGATCAAGCGGTGACCAAGTTCGTCGAAGAAAGCGATCTCGTACTGCTGTTGGGCGCTTTTCTGAGCGATATCAACCTGGGCATTTTTTCGGCCAATCTGAATCCCGCCGCCTGTGTCTATGCGACAAGCGAAGAGTTACGCGTCTCTCACCATCACTACCACAACGTTGGATTAAAAGAATTTTTGCTTGGGCTTGGCAAGATCGAATACCAACAGCGTTCGCTACGAAAGCCAGACGTCCGACCCGGCAGTATCACCAGTCCGAAAGATTTAGAAGATCCGACGTCGGAACCGCCGAGTCTAAAAACAAGTTGGATGATTCAGCAGATCAACCAACGCCTCGACGGAACGACCATCGTAGTTGCCGATGTTGGCGACTCGTTGTTCGCAGCGACTGAGTTGACCATCCATGATCGCGGTGAGTTTCTCAGTCCGGCATATTACACTTCGATGGGATTTGCCATTCCGGCCGCATTGGGAGCGGCAACGGCAAGGCCGGATCATCGAATCGTCGCCTTGGTCGGTGACGGTGCGTTTCAAATGACGGGGCAAGAGCTAAGCACGCTGGTTCGTCACGGGCACAACCCGATTGTCATCATTCTTGACAATCATGGCTACGGAACCGAACGCTATTTGCATGCCGGTGACTGGGTTTACAATGAGATCCATCCGTGGAACTATTGCAAGTTAGTTGATGTGTATGGCCGCGGAAAGAGCCATCTAGTCACCGACGAAACCGAGTTCGTCGCGGCATTGGATGAAGCTTGGAACGATCCAAGTGAGATGCATTTGATCCAAGCGAAACTCGCTGAGAACGATGCCAGTATCACGCTGAAGAACTTGGCATCACGGATGAGTAAGAATGTCAGTTAG